From Juglans regia cultivar Chandler chromosome 6, Walnut 2.0, whole genome shotgun sequence, the proteins below share one genomic window:
- the LOC109020208 gene encoding uncharacterized protein LOC109020208, with protein sequence MHAVWSYPAASDVWSEGNSPVHKLGVLDFGFEELWGKLNATLKIDEVEMGLAEYKMAQDQLQTNQVRSNADRSVTKWEKPGGSVIKANWDAAVDAKNKCVGIGVVVRDSNGEILACLCSRFAHNSNPYVAEALSLRKAVTFCSEMGFSDVVLGGDSLIIVNATKSGEEIGAEYGCIIDDVRRIMNGRLSWDVRFVYREANNTAHKLARLALTVGDENVWIEDNPVEIASDILVEKLCND encoded by the exons ATGCATGCCGTGTGGAGCTACCCAGCTGCCTCAGATGTGTGGTCTGAAGGTAATAGTCCAGTGCATAAATTGGGTGTTTTAGATTTTGGCTTTGAAGAACTGTGGGGAAAGCTTAATGCTACTCTTAAAATAGATGAAGTGGAAATG GGACTAGCTGAATACAAGATGGCCCAGGACCAACTACAGACAAACCAGGTGAGAAGCAATGCTGATAGGAGTGTGACTAAATGGGAAAAACCAGGTGGATCAGTGATAAAAGCAAACTGGGATGCTGCCGTGGATGCAAAGAACAAATGCGTGGGAATTGGAGTGGTTGTCAGGGACTCAAATGGGGAGATTCTTGCTTGCCTCTGCTCAAGATTTGCTCATAACAGCAACCCGTATGTAGCTGAAGCTCTGAGCTTAAGGAAGGCAGTAACATTTTGTAGTGAAATGGGATTTTCAGATGTAGTGTTGGGAGGGGACTCTTTAATAATAGTGAATGCTACTAAGAGTGGGGAAGAAATAGGGGCTGAATATGGTTGTATCATTGATGATGTGAGGAGAATTATGAATGGGAGATTGAGTTGGGATGTTCGGTTTGTGTATAGAGAGGCTAACAACACTGCACACAAACTAGCAAGATTAGCTCTTACTGTTGGAGAtgaaaatgtttggattgaggaTAATCCTGTGGAAATAGCTAGTGATATTCTTGTAGAAAAACTTTGTAACGACTGA
- the LOC118348629 gene encoding uncharacterized protein LOC118348629 gives MATRNLLFQVHHGGIIDRRQNGEYVGGKTDVYHEPYDEDQLSWIEIQTIMAKYGYHPGDLVYYRHPSLGMHNGLKLLTSDHDVLSMVAALQDQQVAHLYLVSHSQTSVHQSSLHDHHVEEDVSEDEEEAEARRLGLNDPFWKEVLSSEDELYDIDVDTVGTSRSKPAQPRSKGVESQVTVDDKEPQSSSDAEDEEDERRNQDRSGPRWPEEDDIAVDLEKPKISVGMKFGSTAQFRETIRRLNLNIGKSIKFAKNDGDRVTVVCNTPKCPYRVYGSWIRGQQTFQIKSMNPRHDCSRSYKNLIVTSSWIADKMMPLFISQPNVPIKALVDEIKRKWGVEVPKMKLYRARAKAQFTIFGSHIEQYAKVWDYCETLKQRNQGSCLLVRVERIAPELPPIFQKMYVGLAACRKSFKAGCRPLIGLDGCFLKGPFKGQLLCAVGRDANDNMYPIAMAIVEAELKDSWGWFIETLISDLGQQPEGGWTFISDRQKGLKPAMEELVPYNDSRICVRHLYANFRDAGHRGVALKEKLWQAATAYTKRDFERAMEELKALSQPAYDYLKVIDPSQWSRAWFNTFSKSDLVVNNLSECFNAYILQARDKPIVTMVETIRKKLMGRYQLKREAISKWENTITPRIVAKLELMHDLSIYCTPTYAGCGQFEVNNAGRQYVVDLKKRTCSCLRWDITGNNPGGQRNIEEEMRTIDKEQTS, from the exons atGGCTACGAGGAATTTGTTATTTCAAGTCCATCATGGTGGGATAATTGATAGGCGGCAAAATGGGGAATATGTTGGGGGTAAGACTGATGTGTACCATGAACCATATGATGAGGATCAGCTATCATGGATTGAGATACAGACGATTATGGCCAAGTATGGTTACCATCCAGGTGACCTAGTCTACTATAGACACCCTAGCTTAGGGATGCACAATGGTCTTAAATTGCTTACATCTGACCATGATGTGCTGTCTATGGTGGCTGCGCTTCAGGATCAACAAGTGGCTCATTTGTATCTTGTATCTCATTCTCAAACTTCAGTGCACCAGTCTTCTttgcatgatcatcatgtcgAGGAGGATGTgagtgaggatgaggaggaagcaGAAGCACGTCGCCTTGGACTTAATGATCCATTTTGGAAAGAAGTGTTGAGTAGTGAGGATGAGTTGTATGACATTGATGTCGATACAGTGGGAACATCGAGGTCAAAGCCTGCACAACCAAGGAGTAAAGGTGTTGAGTCTCAAGTGACAGTTGATGATAAAGAGCCACAATCTTCCTCAGATGCtgaggatgaggaggatgaaAGGAGGAATCAAGACAGAAGTGGTCCAaggtggccagaggaggatGACATAG CTGTTGACTTGGAGAAGCCAAAAATATCTGTTGGAATGAAGTTTGGATCTACAGCACAGTTTAGAGAGACAATAAGGAGGTTGAACCTAAATATAGGTAAATCGATAAAATTTGCAAAGAATGATGGGGATAGGGTTACTGTTGTCTGCAATACCCCTAAATGTCCTTACCGGGTTTATGGGTCTTGGATTAGAGGGCAACAAACTTTCCAGATAAAGTCTATGAACCCAAGACATGATTGTAGTAGGAGTTATAAGAACCTCATTGTCACATCATCTTGGATTGCAGATAAGATGATGCCACTGTTTATAAGCCAACCTAATGTGCCTATCAAAGCACTTGTTGATGAGATTAAGAGAAAGTGGGGAGTGGAAGTTCCTAAAATGAAGTTGTATCGTGCTCGAGCGAAGGCTCAATTTACCATATTTGGCAGCCATATAGAACAGTATGCCAAGGTATGGGACTATTGTGAGACCCTGAAACAAAGGAACCAAGGTAGTTGTTTGTTAGTTAGGGTGGAACGAATAGCTCCTGAGTTACCtcctatttttcaaaagatgtaCGTAGGATTGGCAGCCTGTAGAAAGAGTTTTAAGGCTGGTTGTAGACCATTGATTGGTTTGGACGGTTGTTTCTTAAAAGGACCATTTAAGGGGCAGCTCCTATGTGCTGTTGGTAGGGATGCAAATGATAACATGTACCCAATTGCAATGGCCATTGTGGAGGCAGAGTTAAAGGATAGTTGGGGATGGTTTATTGAGACACTTATATCCGATCTTGGACAGCAACCTGAAGGCGGGTGGACATTTATCAGTGACAGACAaaag gGTTTAAAACCAGCAATGGAGGAGTTGGTGCCTTACAATGACAGCCGTATTTGTGTCAGGCATTTATATGCCAATTTTCGAGATGCTGGCCACAGGGGTGTGGCTTTAAAGGAGAAATTGTGGCAGGCAGCTACAGCATACACAAAGAGGGACTTTGAGAGAGCTATGGAGGAACTGAAAGCCCTCAGTCAGCCTGCATATGACTACCTAAAGGTTATAGACCCATCACAATGGTCTAGAGCATGGTTTAACACATTTTCAAAGTCTGACTTGGTAGTGAATAATCTTAGTGAATGTTTCAACGCGTATATTCTGCAAGCACGTGATAAGCCAATTGTGACTATGGTGGAGACCATACGGAAGAAACTGATGGGACGATATCAGTTGAAAAGGGAAGCAATTAGTAAATGGGAGAATACAATCACGCCTCGGATAGTTGCAAAGCTTGAACTTATGCATGATTTGTCCATCTATTGTACTCCAACGTATGCAGGATGTGGTCAGTTTGAAGTTAACAATGCTGGTAGGCAATATGTGGTTGATTTGAAAAAGAGGACCTGTTCATGTTTGAGATGGGACATCACAG GAAACAACCCGGGAGGCCAAAGAAACAtcgaagaagaaatgaggaCGATCGACAAGGAGCAAACAAGTTGA